One Polaribacter sp. KT25b DNA segment encodes these proteins:
- a CDS encoding leucine-rich repeat protein, with protein sequence MKKRILLLIVMLLTIAITNAQQASGTQFTVGDMIYEVNADNTTVSVHDAVTPGTLTGAIVVPTHISDGSYSYTITVIKSAAYNDEAGITSLVVQGDTEIQLQAFRNTGLTTVDVSAIVTKKIGNSAFLNCTALTSANFDGVTSIGNQIFSGCTNLTTFSANTLVSSGGGTSMFLNCTSLTTVNLPVALAVGNKMFRNCTSLTTIDMPKAITGLQYGFQNCNALTTINLPLLETTGTQMFVDCSSLVSLDLPALTQTGNLSFYKCSSLKYLNLPSLITANTGSFNSTGLESIIFPASFTTFGSGPSNHFANAASLKHIAFTSATPVGISGRSDMFNGTALSTIIVPEGAASAYDAADVWTDFSIVEGTLSKTATDITYSRNLSVDDDWFLVSSPVNNEMFNDAYVSANSIDAAGTITTNNAIATYTTNGNTWDYMQDGEDLQFTPGVGYSVKRANATGAGSISFTGSALNSGDVNNIPVSLDDDGYNLLGNPYLTNINSGDFLTANTNLSGEIWLYNQATGNYETHVTGDDKILAPAQGFFVKATSGTDVDFTEAIQNTSTGTFQKAKTLSEIKLLINSEDTQRFAKIYFTEAATTGFDKGWDGERFNGISNKMDVFTQLLDNNTGKNYQTQSLPSASIESVVVPVGLISEAGKQITFSTENINLPENLNIFIEDRAKNIFTNLNESNYKITLSEALNGVGRFYIHTSAKSSLSVDTTSTLESVSIYKMNNATLRIAGLSQGKASVKLFNVLGKQMINTSFESNGVKDISLSKLATGLYIVQLETETGKLNKKIILE encoded by the coding sequence ATGAAAAAACGAATACTATTATTAATTGTGATGTTGCTAACAATAGCAATAACTAACGCTCAACAAGCTTCTGGCACCCAATTTACTGTTGGAGATATGATTTATGAAGTAAATGCTGATAATACAACAGTATCTGTCCATGATGCAGTTACTCCAGGTACATTAACTGGTGCGATTGTAGTACCAACTCATATTAGTGATGGTTCATATAGTTATACCATTACTGTAATAAAAAGTGCTGCTTATAATGACGAAGCTGGCATTACTTCTCTAGTAGTTCAAGGAGATACTGAAATTCAGTTACAGGCTTTTAGGAATACTGGTCTTACAACTGTAGATGTTTCCGCTATTGTTACAAAAAAAATAGGTAATAGTGCTTTTTTAAACTGTACAGCATTAACTTCTGCTAATTTTGACGGTGTTACATCAATTGGAAATCAAATTTTTAGCGGTTGTACTAATTTAACTACTTTTTCTGCAAATACTTTGGTATCATCAGGAGGTGGTACTAGCATGTTTCTTAACTGTACGTCGTTAACAACTGTAAATTTACCTGTTGCATTAGCGGTTGGTAACAAAATGTTTAGAAATTGTACATCTTTAACAACTATAGATATGCCTAAAGCTATAACTGGACTACAATATGGTTTTCAAAATTGTAATGCTTTAACAACCATAAACTTACCTCTTTTAGAAACTACAGGAACTCAAATGTTCGTAGATTGTTCTTCATTAGTTTCTCTAGATTTACCTGCTTTAACACAAACTGGTAACCTTAGTTTTTATAAATGTTCTTCTCTTAAATATCTAAACTTACCCTCATTAATAACTGCAAATACAGGTTCTTTTAATAGTACTGGATTAGAATCTATAATATTTCCCGCATCATTTACTACTTTTGGGTCTGGGCCTTCTAATCATTTTGCTAATGCAGCATCTTTAAAGCATATTGCTTTTACATCTGCAACACCAGTAGGTATTTCTGGAAGATCTGATATGTTTAATGGAACAGCTTTAAGCACTATAATAGTACCTGAAGGAGCTGCTTCTGCTTATGACGCGGCTGATGTATGGACAGATTTCTCTATTGTTGAAGGAACGTTATCTAAAACAGCTACAGACATTACATACAGTAGAAACTTAAGTGTTGATGATGACTGGTTTTTAGTATCTTCTCCTGTAAATAATGAAATGTTTAATGATGCTTATGTATCAGCTAATAGTATTGATGCTGCAGGTACAATTACAACAAATAATGCAATAGCAACGTATACTACAAACGGAAATACTTGGGATTATATGCAAGACGGTGAAGATTTACAATTTACACCAGGTGTAGGATATTCTGTAAAAAGAGCAAATGCAACTGGCGCAGGAAGTATTTCTTTTACTGGAAGCGCATTAAATTCTGGTGATGTTAATAATATACCTGTTTCTCTTGATGATGATGGATATAATTTATTAGGAAACCCTTATTTAACAAATATAAATAGTGGTGACTTTTTAACTGCTAACACAAATCTTTCTGGTGAAATATGGTTATATAACCAAGCTACAGGTAATTATGAAACTCATGTTACGGGAGATGATAAAATACTTGCTCCTGCACAAGGATTTTTTGTAAAAGCAACCAGTGGAACAGATGTAGATTTTACAGAAGCTATCCAAAATACTTCTACAGGTACTTTTCAAAAAGCTAAAACTTTATCAGAAATAAAACTACTTATAAATAGTGAAGATACTCAAAGATTTGCTAAAATATACTTTACAGAAGCTGCTACAACAGGATTTGATAAAGGTTGGGACGGAGAAAGATTTAATGGAATTTCAAATAAAATGGATGTTTTTACACAATTATTAGATAATAATACTGGTAAAAATTATCAAACACAGTCTTTACCAAGTGCAAGTATAGAGAGTGTTGTAGTTCCTGTTGGTTTAATTTCAGAAGCAGGTAAACAAATTACTTTTTCTACTGAAAATATAAACTTACCAGAAAATCTTAACATTTTTATCGAAGATAGAGCAAAAAACATCTTTACAAACTTAAATGAAAGTAATTATAAAATAACTTTATCAGAAGCTTTAAATGGTGTTGGAAGATTCTATATACACACCTCTGCAAAATCAAGTTTAAGTGTTGATACTACTTCAACTTTAGAAAGTGTAAGTATTTATAAGATGAACAATGCTACATTAAGAATTGCAGGTTTATCGCAAGGAAAAGCAAGTGTTAAATTATTTAATGTTCTAGGAAAACAAATGATAAACACATCTTTTGAATCTAACGGAGTAAAAGATATTTCTTTATCAAAATTAGCTACAGGGCTTTACATTGTTCAGTTAGAAACTGAAACAGGTAAATTAAATAAGAAAATAATTTTAGAATAA
- a CDS encoding hybrid sensor histidine kinase/response regulator transcription factor gives MNNNLINTASLIYKDKIQILKKITLFVLIFFSSSSFSQKNETFFNDLIIQGDPFNKKVNVLFEDSIGYLWIGSNTGLYRYDGYNLVSYQQDVFDPHSIPNNSINSIIEDKNKNLWIGSESFLIHFNRKENKFKGFNKNTTTEVLYSDSKGNIFIDLKGSGFAKIDTTKNFNKISDKKKITINLKKPILKGQINSFTEDDFGRNWIGTSKGLYILNNDNSFIKSNFNNDIINFKNFGNNRFIAISSNSLFILNYNKANANLEILESYPNITNTLDTQATLTSLAKNLNNEDLWIGTTNGLFKAIRKNNCYTFVKFSKEPENGNLKSNYVSSIVFDTYGNLWIGTLKGINKYRIRTSIFEYNEIIAPNKIENDIANSMVFFSPSNILIGMNSGLYTHNPKTNISTKIHANIRNIKHVSLNYEKDKLLLASGNKLYESELFDFKKNSFKLSKIKTFNYEITDITVINKNEIWVGLWNGGVDIINTKNEISKFKKDIIQKLSKSHTSVFLLTEDQKLWIGTRGEGLFKVDLNNETIEDFIPSKENGLTSNAILSLHEDNNKNVWIGTRSGGLNKYIKETNSFKSFRKLNGPSSNTVSSIKSDHKGNIWLSTQDGLARFDIEDEKIIPFKEEDGIKESQFLFNSSTSNKSKNTLYFGCSDGFYTVHCDNFSQKSILPSTVITSFATLGATENDETDSELNATNLINVNSEKPIVLPYNQNNIVVNFSSLDLTTPNKNEFAYMLEGLNNYWIYTNASNRNANYNDLSSGKYTFKVKSSNSDGVWNEIPTELSFKIMPSIWKSNLAILAYIIIALILLFISTILIRRWYRLKQNLVKETISREKDNELNQMKMTFFTDISHELRTPLSLILGTIEKVVKEKKFTLSPLTSQRIYNNTLRMHRLINQIMDIRKFDQGKFKLNISKNDIIKDISIIKNAFNDFARIYGITYELTSNEEVIKAWYDVDILEKILFNLLSNAFKYTQEGGEINIITNLVKEDAQELTDLNLPKSKYIKCIVKDNGVGIPPKDLEHIFDRYYQATKPYSNQIPGTGIGMELVQKLLERHHGLILAESEENKFTEFTFYLPISKKMYNKNEILKTSTPLLKNFIKNSEFQIIEEVSTEFDEKVSSTENTKPKVLIVDDNSELRLMIKEELIDLFNILEASDGKEGYDIMVREKPKLVISDIMMPIEDGISMLKRMKRNSKIKNIPIFMLTAKNSQETRIECLALGADDYIEKPFSMEFVKWKVKNTLVSRKQLRNEYSKVITAAPSEIEIESNDEKFIKKLVSIVESSMSDHLFSVEYLASEVGMSRANLYRKLKVIVNETPVNFIKKIRLKRAEQLLKKNSMYISEVAYLTGFNNQKYFSKCFNKEYGISPTEYTKQHKDSIENSNNSYMDDK, from the coding sequence ATGAACAATAACTTAATAAATACAGCATCATTGATTTATAAAGATAAAATTCAAATATTAAAAAAAATAACACTTTTTGTACTTATATTTTTTTCTAGTTCTAGTTTCTCTCAAAAGAATGAAACTTTTTTTAATGATTTAATTATACAAGGAGATCCTTTTAATAAAAAAGTAAATGTTTTATTTGAAGACAGTATAGGATACTTATGGATCGGAAGTAATACTGGCCTATATAGATATGATGGATATAATTTAGTTTCCTATCAGCAAGACGTTTTTGATCCACACTCTATACCAAATAACAGTATTAATTCCATTATTGAAGATAAAAATAAAAATTTATGGATTGGTAGCGAAAGCTTTTTAATACACTTTAACAGAAAGGAAAATAAATTTAAAGGTTTTAATAAAAACACAACAACAGAGGTACTATACTCAGACTCTAAAGGAAATATATTCATTGATTTAAAAGGTAGTGGTTTTGCAAAAATTGACACAACAAAAAATTTTAATAAAATAAGTGATAAGAAAAAGATTACTATTAATCTTAAAAAACCCATACTTAAGGGGCAAATTAACTCTTTTACTGAAGATGATTTTGGAAGAAATTGGATAGGAACATCAAAAGGATTATACATTTTAAATAATGATAATTCTTTTATTAAATCCAATTTTAATAATGATATTATTAATTTTAAAAATTTTGGAAATAATAGATTTATTGCCATAAGTAGCAACAGCCTATTTATTCTAAATTATAATAAAGCTAATGCTAACTTAGAAATTCTAGAATCTTATCCAAACATTACAAACACACTTGATACACAAGCAACACTTACATCATTAGCAAAAAATCTAAACAATGAGGATTTATGGATAGGTACAACAAACGGTTTATTTAAAGCTATTAGAAAAAACAATTGCTACACGTTTGTAAAATTTTCTAAAGAACCAGAAAACGGAAACTTAAAAAGCAACTATGTAAGCTCTATTGTTTTTGATACATATGGCAATCTTTGGATTGGTACCTTAAAAGGAATAAATAAATACCGTATTAGAACATCTATTTTTGAGTATAATGAAATTATAGCGCCTAATAAAATAGAAAATGACATAGCAAACAGTATGGTTTTTTTCTCGCCGAGCAATATTTTAATAGGTATGAATAGTGGTCTTTACACCCACAATCCTAAAACTAATATATCAACCAAAATACACGCAAATATCCGTAATATTAAACATGTTTCATTAAATTATGAAAAGGATAAACTCTTATTAGCATCTGGAAATAAGCTCTATGAATCTGAACTTTTCGATTTTAAAAAGAATAGTTTTAAGTTATCTAAAATAAAAACTTTTAACTATGAAATTACTGATATTACTGTTATAAATAAAAATGAAATTTGGGTTGGCCTCTGGAATGGTGGCGTTGACATTATTAATACAAAAAATGAAATATCAAAATTTAAAAAAGATATAATTCAAAAACTCTCTAAAAGTCATACTTCGGTTTTTCTTTTAACCGAAGATCAAAAATTATGGATAGGAACAAGAGGTGAAGGCTTATTTAAGGTAGATCTTAACAATGAAACTATAGAGGATTTTATTCCATCAAAAGAAAACGGATTAACATCAAATGCTATTTTAAGCTTACATGAAGATAACAACAAAAATGTATGGATTGGAACACGAAGTGGAGGACTTAACAAATACATTAAAGAAACAAATAGTTTTAAAAGCTTTAGAAAATTAAATGGACCTTCTTCTAACACAGTGTCATCTATAAAAAGTGATCATAAAGGCAATATTTGGCTTAGCACACAAGATGGATTGGCTCGTTTTGATATAGAAGACGAAAAAATTATTCCTTTTAAAGAAGAAGATGGCATAAAAGAGAGTCAATTTCTTTTTAACTCAAGTACATCAAACAAAAGTAAAAACACTCTTTATTTTGGTTGTTCCGATGGTTTTTATACAGTTCACTGCGATAATTTTTCTCAAAAAAGTATATTGCCATCAACCGTAATTACAAGTTTTGCTACACTTGGAGCTACAGAAAATGATGAAACTGATTCAGAATTAAATGCAACGAATCTTATAAATGTAAATTCAGAAAAACCTATTGTTTTACCTTATAATCAAAACAATATTGTAGTAAATTTCTCTTCATTAGACCTTACTACCCCAAATAAAAATGAATTTGCATACATGTTAGAGGGTTTAAATAATTATTGGATTTACACCAATGCTTCTAACAGAAATGCAAATTATAATGATCTTTCCTCTGGTAAATATACTTTTAAAGTAAAAAGCTCTAATAGTGATGGAGTTTGGAACGAAATACCAACAGAATTATCCTTTAAAATAATGCCATCTATTTGGAAATCTAATTTGGCAATTTTGGCTTATATAATTATTGCCTTAATACTACTTTTTATAAGTACAATTTTAATTAGAAGATGGTATCGCTTAAAACAAAACCTTGTTAAAGAAACTATTAGCAGAGAAAAAGACAATGAACTTAATCAAATGAAAATGACCTTTTTTACAGACATTTCTCATGAATTAAGAACACCTTTATCATTAATATTAGGAACAATAGAAAAAGTAGTAAAAGAAAAGAAATTTACGTTAAGTCCACTTACTTCTCAACGTATTTACAATAATACTTTAAGAATGCACAGGCTTATAAATCAAATTATGGATATCAGAAAATTTGATCAAGGTAAGTTTAAATTAAATATTTCTAAAAATGATATTATAAAAGATATTAGCATCATAAAAAATGCTTTTAACGATTTTGCTAGAATTTACGGTATAACCTACGAACTAACATCTAACGAAGAAGTTATTAAAGCATGGTATGATGTAGATATTCTTGAGAAAATTTTATTTAACTTACTATCAAATGCATTTAAATACACACAAGAAGGAGGAGAAATAAACATCATAACAAATTTAGTTAAAGAAGATGCTCAAGAACTTACAGATTTAAATCTTCCTAAAAGCAAATATATTAAATGTATTGTAAAGGATAACGGAGTTGGTATTCCGCCAAAAGATTTAGAACATATTTTTGACAGATATTATCAAGCAACAAAACCTTATAGTAATCAAATTCCGGGTACAGGAATTGGTATGGAATTGGTTCAAAAACTATTGGAAAGACACCATGGACTTATACTTGCCGAAAGTGAAGAAAATAAATTTACAGAATTTACTTTTTACTTACCAATAAGTAAAAAAATGTATAACAAAAATGAAATTCTAAAAACAAGTACACCGCTTTTAAAAAACTTTATTAAAAATTCAGAATTTCAAATTATTGAAGAAGTTTCAACAGAATTTGATGAAAAAGTTAGCTCAACAGAGAACACAAAACCCAAAGTATTAATTGTTGATGATAATTCTGAATTAAGATTAATGATAAAAGAAGAGTTAATAGATCTGTTTAATATTTTAGAGGCATCAGACGGAAAAGAAGGCTACGATATTATGGTTCGCGAGAAACCTAAACTTGTTATAAGCGATATAATGATGCCTATAGAAGATGGTATTTCTATGCTAAAACGAATGAAAAGAAATTCTAAGATTAAAAACATTCCTATTTTTATGTTAACAGCTAAAAACTCTCAAGAAACAAGAATTGAATGCCTTGCTTTAGGTGCAGATGATTATATTGAGAAACCATTTAGTATGGAATTTGTAAAATGGAAAGTAAAAAACACTTTAGTTTCAAGAAAACAACTTAGAAATGAATATAGTAAAGTAATTACGGCTGCACCTTCTGAAATTGAAATAGAATCTAATGATGAAAAATTTATTAAAAAGTTAGTAAGTATTGTAGAAAGCTCAATGAGCGATCATCTTTTTAGTGTTGAATATTTAGCATCGGAAGTAGGAATGAGTAGAGCAAATCTATATAGAAAACTAAAAGTAATTGTAAATGAAACACCCGTTAATTTTATAAAAAAAATACGCCTAAAACGTGCAGAGCAACTTCTTAAAAAAAATAGTATGTACATCTCTGAAGTTGCATATTTAACAGGTTTTAATAATCAAAAATATTTTAGTAAGTGCTTTAATAAAGAATACGGTATAAGTCCTACAGAATATACAAAACAACATAAAGATTCTATTGAGAATAGCAACAATTCGTACATGGATGATAAGTAA
- a CDS encoding arylsulfatase has translation MKKSLKMFSLAVLIFTLFSCNHKNTVKESSSQLTKKTNKKPNIIYILADDLGYGDLSSYGQEKFKTPNIDKLVTQGLMFTQHYAGNTVCAPSRSALLTGMHTGHTPVRGNKEVQPEGQYPIPDATYTLAESLKKGGYVTGAFGKWGLGYPGSEGDPVYQGFDTFYGYNCQRLGHNYYPNHLWSNRDSIALTGNDNHQKGQYAPELIQAEAIKFLEKNKDTTFFLYVPTIIPHAELAAPENLIEKYRGKYLPEKEFKGTDDGPEYRLGKYESQKDAHAAFVAMIEVMDTQVGEILSKVKELGLEDNTIVVFTSDNGPHTEGGADPKYFNSNGKLRGVKRDLYEGGVRVPMTIRWPGKIKPGTTTDLISAFWDVFPTFSEVAGVDVPDNLDGISFLPTLLDKPEEQKQHDYLYWEFHERGGRQAIRKGNWKAVKYNVLKKPNAPMQLFDLSTDIGEKNNIADKHPEIVAEMKELFKGARTPSDVFTFDQVSF, from the coding sequence ATGAAAAAAAGTTTAAAAATGTTCTCTTTAGCTGTTTTAATTTTCACTTTGTTTTCATGTAATCATAAAAACACAGTAAAAGAAAGTTCTTCTCAGCTTACTAAAAAAACCAATAAAAAGCCAAATATTATCTATATCCTGGCAGATGATTTAGGGTATGGAGATTTAAGTAGTTACGGGCAAGAAAAATTTAAAACGCCAAATATTGATAAATTGGTAACACAAGGTTTAATGTTTACACAGCATTATGCAGGTAATACTGTTTGTGCTCCATCGCGTTCTGCTTTGTTAACTGGTATGCATACAGGTCATACGCCTGTAAGGGGAAATAAAGAAGTTCAGCCAGAAGGTCAATATCCAATTCCAGATGCTACTTATACGTTAGCAGAATCATTAAAAAAAGGTGGTTATGTAACAGGTGCTTTTGGTAAATGGGGATTAGGATATCCAGGATCAGAAGGAGATCCTGTTTATCAAGGTTTTGATACTTTTTACGGATATAACTGTCAGCGTTTAGGTCATAATTATTATCCAAATCATTTATGGTCTAACAGAGATTCTATTGCTTTAACAGGTAATGATAATCATCAAAAAGGGCAATATGCACCAGAGTTAATTCAGGCAGAAGCTATTAAGTTTTTAGAGAAAAATAAAGACACTACCTTCTTTTTATATGTACCTACTATAATTCCTCATGCAGAATTAGCAGCACCAGAAAATTTAATAGAAAAGTATAGAGGAAAATATTTACCAGAAAAAGAATTTAAAGGAACAGATGATGGTCCAGAATATAGATTAGGTAAATATGAATCTCAAAAAGATGCTCATGCTGCATTTGTGGCAATGATTGAAGTAATGGATACTCAAGTTGGTGAAATTTTATCCAAAGTAAAAGAATTAGGTTTAGAAGATAATACTATTGTAGTTTTTACTTCTGATAATGGACCTCATACAGAAGGAGGAGCAGATCCTAAGTACTTTAATAGTAACGGAAAATTAAGAGGAGTTAAAAGAGATTTATATGAAGGAGGTGTAAGAGTACCAATGACTATTAGATGGCCAGGTAAAATTAAGCCAGGTACTACAACAGATTTAATTTCTGCTTTTTGGGATGTTTTCCCTACGTTTTCTGAAGTTGCTGGTGTAGATGTGCCAGATAATTTAGACGGAATATCTTTTTTACCAACATTATTAGATAAACCAGAAGAACAAAAACAACATGATTATTTATATTGGGAGTTTCATGAAAGAGGTGGAAGACAAGCTATAAGGAAAGGAAACTGGAAGGCAGTTAAGTACAATGTTTTAAAGAAACCTAATGCACCAATGCAATTATTTGATCTTTCTACTGATATAGGTGAAAAAAATAATATTGCTGATAAACACCCAGAAATTGTTGCAGAAATGAAGGAGTTATTTAAAGGAGCAAGAACTCCTTCAGACGTATTTACATTTGATCAAGTTTCATTTTAA